The Diceros bicornis minor isolate mBicDic1 chromosome 22 unlocalized genomic scaffold, mDicBic1.mat.cur SUPER_22_unloc_1, whole genome shotgun sequence genome has a window encoding:
- the LOC131401905 gene encoding ral guanine nucleotide dissociation stimulator-like isoform X3: MVLAGLFQEELPSWRHQQVSGFHEGPFTFAPPESNPQRVQEKQQQQQGVFPYLGNLLSDLLMLHLAMGDYLEVGEPED, translated from the exons atggtgttggctgggctgttccaggaggagttgccgagctggcgccatcaacaggtctctggcttccat gaggggcccttcacgtttgcccccccagagagcaacccccagagagtgcaggagaagcagcagcagcagcag ggtgtcttcccctatcttggcaatctgctcagtgacctgctgatgctgcacctggcgatgggtgactatctcgaggtgggtgaacctgaggactag
- the LOC131401905 gene encoding uncharacterized protein LOC131401905 isoform X1: MVLAGLFQEELPSWRHQQVSGFHEGPFTFAPPESNPQRVQEKQQQQQGVFPYLGNLLSDLLMLHLAMGDYLEGNEINLEKRTEEQLWHSLQGRRRRWKSETFWAEQCLASPPVSYIVWKSLITEQWETHPIGGWVEGRMASRISSWRRG; encoded by the exons atggtgttggctgggctgttccaggaggagttgccgagctggcgccatcaacaggtctctggcttccat gaggggcccttcacgtttgcccccccagagagcaacccccagagagtgcaggagaagcagcagcagcagcag ggtgtcttcccctatcttggcaatctgctcagtgacctgctgatgctgcacctggcgatgggtgactatctcgag gggaatgagatcaaccttgagaagaggactgaggagcagctgtggcactccctgcaggggaggagaaggaggtggaaatcagagaccttctgggcagaacagtgcctggcttcacctcctgtatcttacattgtgtggaagagtttgataacagagcagtgggagacccatccaattggcgggtgggttgaggggaggatggcatcaaggatatcttcctggaggaggggctga
- the LOC131401905 gene encoding uncharacterized protein LOC131401905 isoform X2, whose product MIKEGPFTFAPPESNPQRVQEKQQQQQGVFPYLGNLLSDLLMLHLAMGDYLEGNEINLEKRTEEQLWHSLQGRRRRWKSETFWAEQCLASPPVSYIVWKSLITEQWETHPIGGWVEGRMASRISSWRRG is encoded by the exons atgatcaag gaggggcccttcacgtttgcccccccagagagcaacccccagagagtgcaggagaagcagcagcagcagcag ggtgtcttcccctatcttggcaatctgctcagtgacctgctgatgctgcacctggcgatgggtgactatctcgag gggaatgagatcaaccttgagaagaggactgaggagcagctgtggcactccctgcaggggaggagaaggaggtggaaatcagagaccttctgggcagaacagtgcctggcttcacctcctgtatcttacattgtgtggaagagtttgataacagagcagtgggagacccatccaattggcgggtgggttgaggggaggatggcatcaaggatatcttcctggaggaggggctga